In Candidatus Korarchaeota archaeon NZ13-K, a single window of DNA contains:
- a CDS encoding PIN domain nuclease — translation KEISEALEAYSFELYPLRGEYMQKTVKVAFKNDMTIYDASYVALALAKKTLLYTADEKLLEKVANPNLAKHIRDFVL, via the coding sequence AAGGAGATATCTGAGGCCCTGGAGGCATATTCATTCGAGCTTTACCCTCTCAGGGGGGAATACATGCAGAAGACCGTGAAAGTAGCGTTTAAGAACGACATGACGATATATGATGCATCCTACGTCGCTCTAGCATTAGCTAAGAAGACCTTATTGTACACAGCTGATGAGAAATTGCTGGAAAAGGTGGCAAACCCGAACCTGGCAAAACATATCAGGGACTTCGTTCTCTGA